The Hymenobacter sp. DG01 sequence CGGGCAAGCCCACACCCACTCCGCCGCCGCCCTAGGCATCCTGCGTCGGTTGGGCGGCCTTTGGGGGGTAGCCGGTGCCCTGGGGCTGCTGGTGCCCCGGCCCCTCCGCGACGCGGCCTACCGCCTGGTGGCCCGCAACCGCTACCGGTGGTTTGGGCGCCAGGAAGCCTGCTGGCTTCCAACCCCCGAGCTGCGGGCCCGCTTTCTGTAGCCAACCCTACCTTTTCTTTACCTCTCACCTTCCCCTTTTACCGCCTTACTATATGCAAGCCCTAGTGCTCGAAGGAATCGGCCAGCCTGTCACGCTGCAGGAAGTTCCTACCCCCCAGCCCGGCCCCGGCCAGGTGCAGGTGCAGCTCCACGCGGCCGCCCTCAACCACCGCGACGTCTGGATTCAGAAGGGCCAGTACGCCGGACTGAAATTCCCGATTATTCTGGGCTCCGATGGGGCCGGCATTGTGTCGGCGCTGGGTGAGGGGGTAGATGCCGATCTGCTGGGGCAGGAAGTGCTCATTAACCCCGGCCACCACTGGGGCAACAACCCCGCCGCCCAGGGCCGCGACTTCCAGATTTTGGGCTTGCCCCAGGATGGCACGTTTGCCGAGTTTGTGTGCGTAGATGCCGTGCAGGTGCGCGCCAAACCGGCCCATTTGAGCTTCGAGCAGGCGGCCGCCCTGCCTCTAGGTGGCGTTACGGCCTACCGCGCGGCCTTCACCAGGGCCGGCCTGCAGCCCGGCGAGCGGGTGCTCATCAGTGGGGTAGGGGGCGGCGTGGCACTGCTGGCCCTGCAGATGGCCGTAGCCAGTGGGGCCGACGTGTGGGTTACCTCCGGCTCTGAGGAGAAAATAGCCCGGGCCGTGGAGCTGGGCGCAAAAGGCGGCATCAGCTATAAGGCCGAAAAATGGCCGGCTACCCTCACTAAGCAGGCCGGAGGCAGCTTCGATGTGGTTATCGACAGTGCCGCCGGCCCCGGCTTCAACGACCTGCTGGACGCGGCGGCTCCCGGCGGCCGCATCGTATTCTACGGGGCTACCCACGGCGACATCCCCACGGTGGCCGCCCGCAAAATCTTCTGGAAGCAGCTTTCCGTGCTGGGCTCTACTATGGGAACTGCTCAGGATTTCAACGGCATGGTCAGCCTTTTCGAGCAGCACGCCATTGTGCCCGTACTGGACGAAGTCTTTGCCCTGGCCGACGGAGAGCAGGCCCTGCGCCGCATGGACGAAGGGCTGCAGTTTGGTAAGCTAGTGATGAAGATAAAGCCTTGATAATCAAGACTCTTATTTATCAATAAATAAGTAAAAAATCCTGTTTTCGGGAATAAAAAACAGTGGTGTTCTGTTATTTATCCGACATCTGAAACCATAGATTTGCTGCCTGATGAAAACGCCCGCTGAATACCTGGATTGCCCTGTTTTTGAGTTGACTTACCCTACCGGCGAAGCTGCCGAATCGGTACCGGTAGTGGCGTATGACGACGCCGTACGGGCCGTGGAACTGGCCCTGGCCGACGCGGAGAAGTACAAATACCTGCTCATGCGTGCCCTGCGCCGCCACGCCGCCGAAACCAGCGTTTCCTACCCGGCCCTGCCCACACTGCCCCTACCCCAGGAGGCGCCCGAAACTCCGGTCCGCCCGCTCTACCCCGATTTGGCTGCCTAACTCTTTCGCAGGCAGCTTGTACGTACACAAAGGCCGCGCCCAATCCGGGTGCGGCCTTTGTTGTATGGTTGGCTCTATGCCACTGAAAAACGCTACCCCTCCTTACCAACCGGCCGTAGCAAACGGTGCCCTAGCTCCTGTGCCAGCTCCGTAGCTTGGCTCCGCAGCTCCGGTACGGCCGTTGACTCGAAGTAGGCCGGGCGGCGGCTCGGGCCGAGGGTAAACAGCACCGCCGACGCTTGTCCCTGTGTGTTATACAAAGCCCCGTGCTCATCCGTCACAATGCCCAGGCGCAAGGCGTCGGGTACTAGGTAGCCAGCTTCTCGCAGGCCTGTAACCAGCGGAGCATCAATGCGGCTATAGTCCAGCAAGGGGCCGGTGCAGTTGATAACGTGCTGGGCCCTGAGGGGCCGGGCGGGCTGCTGGGTCTCATTTCGGACGGTTACTACCAGCTCCTGCGGCTCCGCTGCAATGGCCCTGACCCGACCCTTTTCCATCCGCACCAACCCAGTGTCCAGCATCTGCTGCAGGGCATTGGCGTTCTGGGGCGGGCTGCGGTGCCGCACCACCGACCAGATGCCGGCTAGGTGGCGCAGAAAGCGAGCTTGTTCCACCGGGGGCCACGCCGCCCAGATGCGGCCCAAATCGGGCCGGAGCGAATCGATAACCGCCTGCCAGCCGATGCCTTGGTGCTGTGCTTCCCGCACATGGCGGCGCACTATATTCAGCACGTCGCCTACCCTCCGCTGGCCCGCCAACTCCGTGGCGTAGAAGCTGGGGTAAGAATCGGGTTGCCGCTGGTGAGCCAACGGCCAGCGGCCGTGCCCCGAAACCACCGTAATCTGGCCCCGGTGGCCATCGGCCTGCAAACCCAGCAGCACATCAATAGCCGTGAGGCCGGTGCCGATGAGCAACACCGTATCGTCGGCCCCTATGTCGCGCAGTGCCCCCCGGGCCCAGGGGTTGCCATGGTATGCCGGGTGCTGTAGGTAGCGCAGGTCGGGGCCGGTAGGCGGCAGGGGCGGAAAGTTGCCCAGAGCCAGTACTACATAGTCGCTGTGAATTTCTGTGCCCGACGACAGCTTCACCCGTGCCGACTGCCCATCCGGGGCTACGGTTACGGCCTGGGCCGTCATGTTGTGCCACTTGCACCGGATGCCGTTGCTGGAAGGCCACTCCAGCACCTGGCTGATGAGCTGCTGCAGGTAGCGCCCGTAGCTCTGGCGGGAGCAGAAGCCGTTTTCACATTCATCGGACTGCGTTACGCGCAGCCAGTTTACAAAGTGGTCGGGCTGATCGGGAAAGGCGCTCAGGGACTTGCTTCGGACGTTCAGCAGGTACTCCGGCCGACGAGCCGTATAAGCCAGCCCCGGACCCGGGACCGGCCGGGGCTCCACCAGATGTACGTCACAGGCAAACAACTCCTGATTAGGTAATCGGGCTAGTTGGAGGGCCAGCATCGAGCCGGAAAACCCACCACCCACTATAGTTATGCTTTTTCGTTGCACCAGCCTGCAAAAGTGAGATGAACTAGGGGGAAGGAAGGTACTCTGGAAAAAATGATATAAAAATTAATTTTTGCAATATGATAAAACACTTTAGTCGGCACAGCAACAGCTTTTGAAACTTGATGCTTGGATAGATGCCTGATAATCAAAACGAAACCCCTGAGCTGCCTAAGCAACCCAGGGGTTTTGTAATTATCGTTTAGTGTGCAGCAATTCTCTACCAGTGCGAGGGAATTAATAATAGTGGCCTGGCACCAGGTAATTGCGCACGTAATCGGAAATACCGTCTTCCAGCTTCGTGAACGGTAGGTCGTAGCCTATGCTGCGGAGCTTGCTCATATCCGCTTCCGTGAAGTACTGGTAGGTGTCGCGGATGTCCTCGGGCGTGTCGCGGAACCGGATGTCGGCGGTGCGGTCCAGGGCCGCGAAGGTGCTCAGGGTCAGATCGAGGAAGGTGCGGGCCTCGCCGGTGCCCAGGTTATAGATACCCGAGTTGCGGCGGTTCTGCATCAGGAAGAAGCACACTTCCACTACGTCTTTCACATACACAAAGTCGCGCTGCTGCTCCCCGTCGGCGTAGTCGGGGTTGTGCGAGCGGAACAGGGTCATCGAGCCCGTTTCCTGAATCTGACGGAAGGCGTGCAGAATAACGGAGGCCATGCGGCCCTTGTGGTACTCATTGGGGCCGTACACGTTGAAGAACTTCAGACCTGCCCAGAAGAAGGGCTTTTCCGGCTGCTGCACGGCCCAGTTATCGAAATCGTTTTTGGAGTCGCCATAGGGGTTTAGGGGGCGCAGCAGGGGTAGGAGGGCGTCATCGTCGGAATAGCCCAGGGTGCCGGAGCCGTAGGTAGCAGCTGAGGAAGCATACACCAGCGGTAGCTGATAGCGGCAGCAGGCCAGCCACATCTTTTGGGAGTACTCCAGGTTGAGCACGTTCAGTACGTCGCGGTTTTGCTCCGTGGTATCGGTGCGGGCCCCGAGGTGGAAGATGAATTCCACCTGCTCGTGGTTGGTCTCCAGCCACTCAAAAAACTCTTCGCGGTCCACGTACTCCCGCAGGTGCTTGCCGGCGAGGTTGGCCAGCTTACGCTCCGAGGTGAAGTTGTCCACCACCACGATATCGTTGAAGTTGGCGGCATTGAGGCGGGTGACAAGACAGCTGGCAATAAAGCCGGCGGCTCCGGTAACGACGATCATAAGGCAGAATATTTAAGCCAAAAGTAAGCAGACGCGGCGGAAGCATGACGTTTCTGGTTTTTAGTCGGCAGTATAAACCCTACCCCCATTCATCAGCTTAGCCTGTAGTAGGGCGTTGTAGGCGGTAAAGAGCGTCATAGGAAGCAAACAGACCGTCGTTCCGAGCGCAGTCGAGGAATCTCGTTCCCTATCCTTTCATCCATACCGAGAGGGTAGGAGCAACCCAAGCTGCTTCCGCTACCTTTGCCTCATGCTCCGATTCCTCCATTCCGTGGTTACCACCCGGAAGTTGCTACCCCTGCTACTGCTGGCAACCGCCTGCCAGCCCGATAAGCCCGCCACTACCGAAGCGGCCGCCCCGCAGCACCTGCGCGACGACCTGGGCCGCGAGCTGACCGTGCCGGCCCACCCGCGCCGCATCATGTCCTTGGCGGCTTCCATGACGGAAATGCTCTACGCCGTGGCCGATACGGCTACCATCGTGGCCCGCACCCAGGTGTGCGACTACCCGGCCGCAGCGTTGCGCAAGCCCGTCATCAACAGCTACCCCCTGGATATAGAGCGCCTCGTTGCCCTCAAGCCCGAAGTAGTGTTTACCACCGAAGGCGTGACTTCACTGGCCGACGCACAGCGCCTGCAGGAGTTGGGTATTCCGGTATATTACCAGCGCTATACTAAGGTGGAGGACGTTTTCCGGGGCCTCAACGACCTGGGCCGCATCTTGGGCCGACAGCCGCAGGCCCGCCACCTCACCGACTCGCTGCGGGCGGAGCTGAAGA is a genomic window containing:
- a CDS encoding thiol-disulfide oxidoreductase DCC family protein, whose product is MLPAPTATILFDGVCNLCNGFVQFVIGHDAAGHFRFASLQSGVGQELLRTHSLPMPEEPDSVILITPDGQAHTHSAAALGILRRLGGLWGVAGALGLLVPRPLRDAAYRLVARNRYRWFGRQEACWLPTPELRARFL
- a CDS encoding zinc-binding dehydrogenase: MQALVLEGIGQPVTLQEVPTPQPGPGQVQVQLHAAALNHRDVWIQKGQYAGLKFPIILGSDGAGIVSALGEGVDADLLGQEVLINPGHHWGNNPAAQGRDFQILGLPQDGTFAEFVCVDAVQVRAKPAHLSFEQAAALPLGGVTAYRAAFTRAGLQPGERVLISGVGGGVALLALQMAVASGADVWVTSGSEEKIARAVELGAKGGISYKAEKWPATLTKQAGGSFDVVIDSAAGPGFNDLLDAAAPGGRIVFYGATHGDIPTVAARKIFWKQLSVLGSTMGTAQDFNGMVSLFEQHAIVPVLDEVFALADGEQALRRMDEGLQFGKLVMKIKP
- a CDS encoding FAD/NAD(P)-binding protein, whose translation is MQRKSITIVGGGFSGSMLALQLARLPNQELFACDVHLVEPRPVPGPGLAYTARRPEYLLNVRSKSLSAFPDQPDHFVNWLRVTQSDECENGFCSRQSYGRYLQQLISQVLEWPSSNGIRCKWHNMTAQAVTVAPDGQSARVKLSSGTEIHSDYVVLALGNFPPLPPTGPDLRYLQHPAYHGNPWARGALRDIGADDTVLLIGTGLTAIDVLLGLQADGHRGQITVVSGHGRWPLAHQRQPDSYPSFYATELAGQRRVGDVLNIVRRHVREAQHQGIGWQAVIDSLRPDLGRIWAAWPPVEQARFLRHLAGIWSVVRHRSPPQNANALQQMLDTGLVRMEKGRVRAIAAEPQELVVTVRNETQQPARPLRAQHVINCTGPLLDYSRIDAPLVTGLREAGYLVPDALRLGIVTDEHGALYNTQGQASAVLFTLGPSRRPAYFESTAVPELRSQATELAQELGHRLLRPVGKEG
- the rfaD gene encoding ADP-glyceromanno-heptose 6-epimerase produces the protein MIVVTGAAGFIASCLVTRLNAANFNDIVVVDNFTSERKLANLAGKHLREYVDREEFFEWLETNHEQVEFIFHLGARTDTTEQNRDVLNVLNLEYSQKMWLACCRYQLPLVYASSAATYGSGTLGYSDDDALLPLLRPLNPYGDSKNDFDNWAVQQPEKPFFWAGLKFFNVYGPNEYHKGRMASVILHAFRQIQETGSMTLFRSHNPDYADGEQQRDFVYVKDVVEVCFFLMQNRRNSGIYNLGTGEARTFLDLTLSTFAALDRTADIRFRDTPEDIRDTYQYFTEADMSKLRSIGYDLPFTKLEDGISDYVRNYLVPGHYY
- a CDS encoding ABC transporter substrate-binding protein; translated protein: MLRFLHSVVTTRKLLPLLLLATACQPDKPATTEAAAPQHLRDDLGRELTVPAHPRRIMSLAASMTEMLYAVADTATIVARTQVCDYPAAALRKPVINSYPLDIERLVALKPEVVFTTEGVTSLADAQRLQELGIPVYYQRYTKVEDVFRGLNDLGRILGRQPQARHLTDSLRAELKKLSSATPSSPSKPRVLAITWSDPIYVYGQNTLFTDKIALAGGQNAVVEKFAQPYPALTREYVLKLNPDVIIGGTFGKMDSTFFKLYPELKRIRAYQTRRIYRVTDDLMSRPNPRVVEGVRELQQVVAGS